Proteins encoded within one genomic window of Panicum virgatum strain AP13 chromosome 1N, P.virgatum_v5, whole genome shotgun sequence:
- the LOC120657048 gene encoding exocyst complex component EXO70B1-like: MERQSASSPDAGQERVMAAAKHIVKSLAVSKNAADDMMHFLSTFDPRLHPPSSPETGDEASDSGPDDAPGRGGDGEEEEEEEEEIAAAEEVIRRCNSSSSSSETIGMMDYLYAVDDAIAAAGHSARAAAAVHAAMPRLEEEVRSLLSSSPRRLSLSSDDVDEAATPSASPRHGTLSPDAAASVRGVADRMLRAGYGPELAQVYVSARRDALAESAALPGVEAVAIEEVIRMEWGVLDQKMRRWSHAVRAVVRTLLAGERLLCDEVFESDEELGHECFADVARGCVLQLLGFADAVAVSACATEKLYRTVGMYEALTDVQPELEALFSGDGARGFFAGEVSSTVEQLGSTLRHTIEEFGHAIHGEASRKAVHGGEIHPMTRYVLNYCGLLAESHGTLDVVLGDAGVSDAGVSDAGVNDADDSSTDCGAGAASTPSARCIRELLTLLLYKMNDKSRLYDDAGLQYIFLMNNLYYVVQKVRESPPLRELLGDDWLRRHRGQIRQYETAYLRASWTAVLSTHLRRDDGAASRPPAGHRAAAPQGASAKGFNAAFQELYRAQTAWKVTDPQLREELRIAVSERLIPAYRAFLGQGSRHPARHVKCSLEDLENYMLDFFEGVPKFVRW, translated from the coding sequence ATGGAGAGGCAGAGCGCGTCGTCGCCGGACGCCGGGCAGGAGAGGGTCATGGCGGCCGCGAAGCACATCGTGAAGAGCCTGGCCGTGTCCAAGAACGCCGCCGACGACATGATGCACTTCTTGTCCACCTTCGACCCTCGCCTGCACCCCCCCTCTTCTCCGGAGACGGGCGACGAGGCGTCCGACAGCGGCCCCGACGACGCGCCcggccgtggcggcgacggcgaggaggaggaggaggaggaggaagagatcgccgccgcggaggaggtcATCCGCCGTTGCAACtcctcgtcttcttcctccgagACGATCGGTATGATGGACTACCTGTACGCCGTGGACGACGCCATCGCCGCGGCGGGCCActcggcccgcgccgccgccgccgtgcacgcCGCCATGCCGCgcctggaggaggaggtgcgctCCCTGCTTTCCTCCTCTCCGCGGCGCCTCTCGCTCTCCTCGGACGACGTCGACGAGGCCGCGACGCCCAGCGCGTCGCCGCGCCACGGCACGCTCTCCCCGGACGCCGCGGCCTCCGTCCGCGGCGTCGCGGACCGCATGCTCCGCGCCGGGTACGGCCCGGAGCTCGCGCAGGTCTACGTCTCCGCCCGCCGCGACGCGCTCGCGGAGTCCGCGGCGCTACCCGGCGTCGAGGCCGTCGCCATCGAGGAGGTGATCAGGATGGAGTGGGGCGTGCTTGACCAGAAGATGCGGCGGTGGAGCCACGCCGTCAGGGCCGTGGTCAGGACcttgctcgccggcgagcgcctgcTGTGCGACGAGGTCTTCGAGTCCGATGAGGAGCTGGGCCACGAGTGCTTCGCCGACGTCGCCCGGGGCTGCGTCCTGCAGCTGCTGGGATTCGCGGACGCCGTCGCCGTGTCGGCGTGCGCCACCGAGAAGCTCTACCGCACGGTCGGCATGTACGAGGCGCTCACCGACGTCCAGCCCGAGCTCGAAGCCCtcttctccggcgacggcgcccgcGGATTCTTCGCGGGCGAGGTGTCGAGCACCGTCGAGCAGCTGGGCTCCACCTTACGCCACACGATCGAGGAGTTCGGCCACGCCATCCACGGCGAGGCGTCGCGGAAGGCCGTCCACGGCGGCGAGATCCACCCCATGACCCGCTACGTCCTCAACTACTGCGGCCTCCTCGCCGAGAGCCACGGCACCCTGGACGTGGTCCTCGGCGACGCCGGCGTCAGCGACGCCGGCGTCAGCGACGCCGGCGTCAACGACGCCGACGATTCCTCCACCgactgcggcgccggcgccgcctcgacgccgtcCGCGCGCTGCATCCGCGAGCTGCTCACGCTCCTCCTCTACAAGATGAACGACAAGTCCCGGCTTTACGACGACGCCGGGCTGCAGTACATCTTCCTGATGAACAACCTCTACTACGTGGTGCAGAAGGTGAGGgagtcgccgccgctgcgggagCTCCTCGGCGACGACTGGCTCCGCCGGCACCGCGGCCAGATCCGGCAGTACGAGACCGCGTACCTCCGAGCGTCATGGACGGCCGTGCTGTCCACCCACCTGAGGagggacgacggcgcggcgtcgaggccgccggcggggcacagggcggcggcgccgcaggGCGCGTCGGCCAAGGGCTTCAACGCGGCGTTCCAGGAGCTGTACCGGGCCCAGACGGCGTGGAAGGTGACGGACCCCCAGCTCCGGGAGGAGCTGCGCATCGCCGTGTCGGAGCGGCTGATCCCGGCGTACCGGGCGTTCCTCGGGCAGGGGAGCCGGCACCCGGCGAGGCACGTCAAGTGCAGCCTCGAGGACCTCGAGAACTACATGCTGGACTTCTTCGAAGGCGTGCCCAAGTTTGTCAGGTGGTGA